From one Halosimplex rubrum genomic stretch:
- the hisF gene encoding imidazole glycerol phosphate synthase subunit HisF has product MGLTKRIIPCIDVDLDDEGNAAVYTGVNFEDLAYTGDPVEMAKKYNEAGADEFVFLDITASAEGRETMLDTVSQVADEVFIPLTVGGGIRTREDVKETLRAGADKVSINTGALERPELITEGARAFGNQCIVISVDARRRFDEAGEHYVEVDGESCWFECTVKGGREGTGTDVVSWAEEAEERGAGELFVNSIDADGTKDGYDIPLTRAVCDAVSTPVIASSGCGGPEDAYEVFTDAGADAALAASIFHFDEFSIDEVKRYLDDRDVPVRL; this is encoded by the coding sequence ATGGGACTGACGAAGCGGATCATCCCCTGTATCGACGTCGACCTCGACGACGAGGGGAACGCGGCGGTCTACACCGGGGTGAACTTCGAGGACCTGGCCTACACGGGCGACCCCGTGGAGATGGCCAAGAAGTACAACGAGGCGGGCGCCGACGAGTTCGTCTTCCTCGACATCACGGCCAGCGCCGAGGGCCGGGAGACGATGCTCGACACCGTCTCGCAGGTCGCCGACGAGGTGTTCATCCCCCTCACCGTCGGTGGCGGGATCCGCACCCGCGAAGACGTCAAGGAGACGCTGCGGGCGGGCGCGGACAAGGTGTCGATCAACACCGGCGCGCTGGAGCGGCCGGAACTCATCACCGAGGGCGCCCGCGCGTTCGGCAACCAGTGTATCGTCATCAGCGTCGACGCGCGCCGCCGCTTCGACGAGGCGGGCGAGCACTACGTCGAGGTCGACGGCGAGTCCTGCTGGTTCGAGTGTACGGTCAAAGGCGGCCGCGAGGGCACCGGCACGGACGTGGTATCGTGGGCCGAGGAAGCGGAAGAGCGCGGGGCGGGCGAGCTGTTCGTCAACTCCATCGACGCCGACGGGACGAAAGACGGCTACGACATCCCGCTGACGAGGGCGGTCTGCGACGCCGTCTCGACGCCCGTCATCGCGTCGTCGGGCTGTGGCGGTCCCGAAGACGCCTACGAGGTGTTCACCGACGCCGGCGCGGACGCGGCGCTGGCGGCGTCGATCTTCCACTTCGACGAGTTCTCGATCGACGAGGTCAAGCGCTACCTGGACGACCGCGACGTGCCCGTCCGACTGTGA
- a CDS encoding beta-mannosidase gives MRKRSLAGEWQFRRRDGDEWRTGAVPGGVYTDLLNAGAIPDPLVEDNELDVQWVGKSDWTYRRTFSVDERLLDHDRLLLQCDGLDTVATVSINGREVGSSVNMHVGHEFDVSDALEPGENEIAVAFRSPVEYGQERAAEYPYEVPCIRYPVDQPGRPFVRKAQCHYGWDWGPCLPTMGIYRDISIVAYSEPRVRYTKTEQDHAGEGIDLTVRAGIDAPSAGTYELRVDVADAAVTESVDLDAGQQEIETTVAVDEGSVDLWWPNGYGDQPLYDLSVRVGDGRDAHEVTDRVGFREVDLVVEPDDVGTSFSFEVNGEPVYAKGANTIPTAPLYGDVTEERYEHLIRSAADANMNMLRVWGGGYYEKEAFYDLCDEYGLLVWQDFMFSCSLHPADDDFLDTVEDEVRYQVRRLANHPSLALWCANNENEEAAQNWFVEHDHHEDHLDDYRRLYEETVAPACREEDPSRTYWPGSPSSGPDELEPYVFETGDIHYWDVWHKGQPFEDYLTTNPRFVSEFGYQSFPSTDSLRTVLDEADFNPTSPMMEHHQRNPGGNTTILRRMADYFRFPFDFDDFVYLSQLLQAEAMSTAIEHWRRRKPTTMGALYWQLNDLWPVASWASVEYDGKWKAQQYAARRQFAPVLLSFHPSFEGRDGVDNAQAEDPEDVDWGDVTAQTLWVTNDETEPLSGEVGLAVHTFDGEVVHEETVAVDVDAHESAELATVDRADLPESVDPSEVMVRAAFEEDGDGETVPGSYPATAFFADYKRLALPETDLDVEVDGAAVTVAAETAALFVELDPGTMPGAFSDDFFHLAPGEERTLAFDAYDGRRDALVEAELEDELTVRHLRETY, from the coding sequence ATGCGAAAACGTTCACTCGCTGGCGAGTGGCAGTTTCGACGGCGAGACGGCGACGAGTGGCGCACCGGCGCGGTGCCCGGCGGCGTCTACACGGACCTCCTGAACGCCGGCGCGATCCCCGATCCCCTCGTCGAGGACAACGAACTCGACGTGCAGTGGGTCGGAAAATCCGACTGGACCTACCGGCGCACGTTCTCGGTCGACGAGCGTCTGCTCGACCACGACCGGCTCCTCCTGCAGTGCGACGGCCTCGACACCGTCGCTACGGTCTCGATCAACGGGCGGGAAGTCGGTAGCTCCGTCAACATGCACGTCGGCCACGAGTTCGACGTGAGCGACGCTCTCGAACCGGGCGAGAACGAAATCGCCGTCGCCTTCCGCTCGCCGGTCGAATACGGTCAGGAGCGCGCCGCCGAATACCCCTACGAGGTGCCCTGCATCCGCTACCCCGTCGACCAGCCCGGCCGTCCCTTCGTCCGGAAGGCCCAGTGTCACTACGGCTGGGACTGGGGCCCCTGCCTCCCGACGATGGGCATCTACCGCGACATCTCGATCGTCGCCTACTCCGAACCGCGCGTGCGCTACACCAAGACCGAACAGGACCACGCCGGCGAGGGGATCGACCTGACCGTCCGCGCCGGTATCGACGCCCCGAGCGCCGGCACCTACGAGCTTCGCGTCGACGTGGCCGACGCCGCCGTCACGGAATCGGTCGACCTCGACGCGGGCCAACAGGAGATCGAGACTACGGTCGCGGTCGACGAGGGCTCGGTCGATCTGTGGTGGCCCAACGGCTACGGCGACCAGCCGCTGTACGACCTCTCGGTGCGGGTCGGCGACGGCCGCGACGCCCACGAGGTCACCGACCGCGTCGGCTTCCGCGAGGTCGATCTCGTCGTCGAACCGGACGACGTCGGGACGTCGTTCTCCTTCGAGGTCAACGGCGAACCGGTGTACGCCAAGGGGGCCAACACCATCCCGACCGCGCCGCTGTACGGCGACGTGACCGAGGAGCGCTACGAACACCTGATCCGCAGCGCCGCTGACGCCAACATGAACATGCTCCGGGTCTGGGGCGGCGGCTACTACGAGAAGGAGGCTTTCTACGACCTGTGCGACGAGTACGGCCTGCTCGTCTGGCAGGACTTCATGTTCTCCTGCTCGCTCCACCCCGCGGACGACGACTTTCTCGACACCGTCGAAGACGAGGTCCGCTACCAGGTGCGCCGCCTCGCCAACCACCCCTCTCTCGCCCTCTGGTGCGCTAACAACGAGAACGAGGAGGCCGCCCAGAACTGGTTCGTCGAGCACGACCACCACGAGGACCACCTCGACGACTACCGGAGACTCTACGAGGAGACGGTCGCGCCGGCCTGCCGCGAGGAGGACCCCTCGCGCACGTACTGGCCCGGGTCCCCCTCCAGCGGCCCGGACGAACTCGAACCGTACGTCTTCGAGACGGGCGACATCCACTACTGGGACGTGTGGCACAAGGGCCAGCCCTTCGAGGATTATCTCACCACGAACCCGCGGTTCGTCTCCGAGTTCGGCTACCAGTCGTTCCCCTCGACAGACTCGCTGCGAACCGTCCTCGACGAGGCCGACTTCAACCCCACCTCGCCGATGATGGAGCACCACCAGCGCAACCCCGGCGGCAACACGACCATCCTCCGCCGGATGGCCGACTACTTCCGCTTCCCCTTCGACTTCGACGACTTCGTCTACCTCTCACAGTTGCTGCAGGCCGAGGCGATGTCGACGGCCATCGAGCACTGGCGCCGCCGTAAGCCGACGACCATGGGCGCGCTGTACTGGCAGCTCAACGACCTGTGGCCGGTCGCGTCGTGGGCCTCGGTCGAGTACGACGGCAAGTGGAAGGCCCAGCAGTACGCCGCCCGCCGACAGTTCGCGCCGGTCCTGCTGTCCTTTCATCCCTCCTTCGAGGGCCGCGACGGCGTCGACAACGCCCAGGCCGAGGACCCCGAGGATGTCGACTGGGGCGACGTGACCGCCCAGACGCTGTGGGTCACCAACGACGAGACCGAGCCGCTGTCGGGCGAGGTCGGTCTGGCGGTCCACACCTTCGACGGCGAGGTCGTCCACGAGGAGACGGTCGCCGTCGACGTCGACGCCCACGAGAGCGCCGAACTGGCGACCGTCGACCGGGCGGACCTGCCCGAGAGCGTCGACCCCAGCGAAGTCATGGTCCGCGCGGCGTTCGAGGAAGACGGGGACGGCGAAACCGTTCCCGGCTCGTATCCGGCGACCGCCTTTTTCGCGGACTACAAGCGCCTCGCACTCCCGGAGACGGACCTCGACGTCGAGGTCGACGGCGCGGCGGTGACGGTCGCGGCCGAGACGGCGGCGCTGTTCGTCGAGCTCGACCCGGGGACGATGCCCGGCGCGTTCTCGGACGACTTCTTCCACCTGGCGCCCGGCGAGGAGCGGACGCTCGC